A genomic window from Sceloporus undulatus isolate JIND9_A2432 ecotype Alabama chromosome 9, SceUnd_v1.1, whole genome shotgun sequence includes:
- the S100A10 gene encoding protein S100-A10 isoform X2, translating to MPSQLEHAMETVMLTFHKFAGDKNYLTKEDLRQLMEKEVPGYMENQKDPQAIDRIMKNLEECRDGKIGFEGYLSLFAGLTNGCNEYYVKKMKPTGKKY from the exons ATGCCATCCCAGCTGGAGCACGCCATGGAAACCGTCATGCTCACGTTTCACAAGTTTGCAGGCGACAAAAACTACCTAACGAAAGAAGACCTGCGGCAGTTGATGGAAAAAGAGGTCCCGGGGTATATGGAA AACCAGAAAGACCCCCAGGCCATCGACCGCATCATGAAGAACTTGGAAGAGTGTCGAGACGGAAAGATCGGCTTCGAGGGCTACCTCTCCCTCTTTGCCGGCTTGACCAATGGCTGCAACGAGTATTACGTGAAAAAGATGAAGCCGACCGGGAAGAAATATTGA